One Pedomonas mirosovicensis genomic region harbors:
- a CDS encoding DUF892 family protein, with translation MPMTIGTKGRQDAGGLIMTVLERMTASDKVLPDVTALLMEDHRTVEAWMEAYPRLQDPALKANLAKQICAALKAHASAEEIILYPFARASTGDDALIDRAFDEHGRIKDLVASIELADPGGPQMDDLISQLSNEVRLHVVEEEGQLFPELRERGADLYAIGGALAARRAELMAADMGKSTPRTHGPLKPIFWRPDMHQSSTEIAESLFIAGLKDAHAMERQSEQMLELMLSRIEHYPQVRERVAQHLDETKMQLQRLEQIFEITGSDRSLFKDMAMAATGTMGAMANAMAEDEILKNSLASYAQENFEIASYEALITLGQEAGYLQALPLLGKSLMEERAMAMWLADHLREVTLIFLQLRSQGVKAGR, from the coding sequence ATGCCGATGACCATAGGTACTAAAGGTCGTCAGGATGCGGGCGGCCTGATTATGACCGTCTTGGAGCGGATGACCGCCAGCGACAAAGTGTTGCCGGATGTCACCGCGCTTCTGATGGAGGATCATCGCACGGTCGAGGCCTGGATGGAAGCGTACCCCAGGCTGCAGGACCCGGCCCTGAAGGCCAACCTGGCCAAGCAGATCTGCGCCGCGCTCAAGGCTCATGCCAGCGCCGAGGAGATCATCCTCTACCCCTTCGCACGGGCTTCAACAGGCGATGATGCCCTGATCGACCGCGCCTTTGATGAACACGGACGGATCAAGGACCTGGTGGCGTCCATAGAACTGGCCGACCCCGGCGGGCCCCAGATGGATGATCTGATCAGCCAACTGAGCAACGAAGTGCGCCTCCACGTGGTAGAGGAGGAAGGGCAACTGTTCCCCGAGCTGCGTGAGCGGGGCGCTGATCTTTATGCCATCGGGGGCGCGCTTGCGGCCCGGCGCGCAGAGCTGATGGCCGCGGACATGGGCAAGAGCACCCCGCGCACCCACGGTCCGCTCAAGCCGATTTTCTGGAGACCGGATATGCACCAATCATCAACGGAAATCGCGGAATCCCTGTTCATCGCCGGACTGAAGGACGCCCATGCCATGGAGCGCCAGTCGGAGCAGATGCTTGAGTTGATGCTCTCACGCATCGAGCATTATCCGCAAGTGCGTGAAAGGGTTGCCCAGCACTTGGATGAGACGAAGATGCAGCTGCAACGGCTTGAGCAGATCTTTGAAATAACCGGCTCCGACCGTTCCCTGTTCAAGGACATGGCCATGGCAGCCACCGGCACCATGGGCGCAATGGCCAACGCCATGGCCGAGGACGAGATCCTCAAGAACTCGCTTGCCAGCTACGCGCAGGAGAATTTCGAGATCGCCTCCTATGAGGCCCTGATTACGCTTGGTCAGGAAGCCGGCTATCTTCAGGCCCTGCCGCTGCTCGGCAAGTCGCTGATGGAGGAACGGGCCATGGCCATGTGGCTTGCGGATCATCTGCGCGAGGTGACGCTGATTTTCCTGCAGCTTCGCAGCCAGGGCGTAAAGGCGGGCCGTTAA
- a CDS encoding LysR family transcriptional regulator, with protein sequence MDRLRALRTFISVAEHASFAEAGRRLNMSPTTVTRTIAALEASLGVPLLMRTTRSVRMTEDGAIFLERCQAGIAEIDQAFETIRGGGPTPRGTLTVTAPVMFGRLHVLPIITELLSLYPDLQVRLLLLDRVIRLVEEGIDIAVRIADLPDSALHMLRIGQVRWVLSASPHYLMERGEPVTLADLRNHDLIAIEDETDLHRGWRLEDGRRSGRPPRLSVNSVDAAISAAVAGLGIVRTLSYQITEHVTAGRLQPVLAEDPAPALPVSLLFQSGRKDSPNIRAFVEVARRRLNGVVL encoded by the coding sequence ATGGACAGGCTGCGGGCGCTGCGGACCTTTATCAGCGTGGCGGAACATGCGAGCTTTGCAGAGGCTGGGCGCCGGCTGAACATGTCGCCGACCACAGTCACCCGCACGATCGCAGCGCTGGAGGCAAGTCTTGGCGTTCCGCTACTGATGCGAACGACGCGCAGCGTGAGGATGACCGAAGACGGCGCGATCTTCCTTGAGCGCTGTCAGGCTGGCATTGCTGAGATCGATCAGGCCTTCGAGACCATTCGAGGTGGAGGCCCGACTCCACGAGGAACCCTGACAGTAACTGCGCCTGTTATGTTCGGTCGGCTGCACGTCCTGCCAATCATCACAGAATTGCTTAGTCTCTATCCGGACCTTCAGGTCCGACTGCTGCTTCTTGATCGGGTGATCCGATTGGTGGAAGAGGGGATCGATATCGCGGTCCGCATCGCCGATCTGCCGGACAGCGCGTTGCATATGCTGCGTATTGGACAGGTCCGCTGGGTCCTAAGCGCAAGTCCCCATTATCTCATGGAGCGAGGCGAGCCGGTGACGCTTGCTGATCTGCGAAACCATGACCTGATCGCGATCGAGGATGAAACGGACCTCCATCGCGGATGGCGGCTTGAGGATGGGCGGCGATCAGGGCGGCCACCGCGCCTGTCGGTCAACAGCGTGGATGCTGCCATATCGGCGGCCGTTGCGGGCCTCGGCATCGTCAGAACGTTATCATACCAGATCACCGAGCATGTGACGGCCGGAAGGCTCCAACCCGTGCTGGCAGAGGATCCCGCCCCTGCCCTGCCGGTCTCTCTCCTGTTCCAGAGCGGACGCAAAGACTCGCCTAACATTCGTGCATTCGTGGAGGTTGCTCGGCGTCGGTTAAATGGCGTCGTTCTGTAG
- a CDS encoding alpha/beta fold hydrolase, with product MRSIALGALTAASIGLAVPFATGSAHAQPVSPMPASSVIHYRTAKIEGLDIFYREAGPKDAPTVLLLHGFPSSSFQYRNLIPALADRYHVIAPDYPGFGQSSAPEHTRFAYTFAHLTDVIEALLNQLGVDCYTIYIQDYGAPVGLRLAIRHPERVTGLIVQNGNAYKDGIQDFWKPIEALWANNTAANRNALRMALTPEHIKWQYLHGVKDPSRVDPDTWLHDQALLDRPGNDEIQLDLFYDYRTNVALYPEFQAFFRTRKPPTLIVWGANDEIFPADGARAYLRDNPQAELHLIDSGHFALEDRADEIIPLIRDFLSRTLPVR from the coding sequence ATGAGAAGCATCGCATTGGGTGCATTAACCGCAGCATCCATCGGGCTGGCGGTACCATTTGCGACAGGCTCCGCCCACGCGCAGCCCGTCTCGCCAATGCCAGCGAGCTCAGTGATCCACTATCGCACCGCCAAGATCGAGGGCCTCGACATCTTCTATCGTGAGGCTGGTCCGAAGGATGCACCGACCGTGCTGCTGCTGCACGGCTTCCCGAGCTCATCCTTTCAGTATCGCAATCTGATCCCAGCGCTGGCGGATCGCTACCACGTCATTGCGCCGGACTATCCGGGCTTTGGCCAAAGCAGCGCGCCGGAACATACCCGGTTCGCCTATACCTTCGCGCATCTGACGGACGTAATCGAGGCGCTGCTCAATCAGCTCGGCGTTGATTGCTACACAATTTACATTCAGGACTACGGCGCGCCTGTGGGCCTGCGGCTGGCGATCCGCCATCCCGAGCGCGTCACCGGGCTGATCGTTCAGAACGGCAACGCCTACAAGGACGGCATTCAGGACTTCTGGAAACCGATCGAGGCCCTGTGGGCCAACAACACAGCTGCCAACCGTAATGCTCTGCGTATGGCGCTGACCCCGGAGCATATCAAATGGCAATATCTGCATGGGGTTAAGGACCCGAGCCGCGTCGATCCCGACACATGGCTGCACGATCAGGCGCTGCTCGATCGTCCCGGCAATGACGAGATCCAGCTCGATCTCTTCTACGATTACCGCACCAATGTCGCGCTCTATCCGGAATTCCAAGCCTTCTTTCGCACCCGTAAGCCGCCGACGCTGATCGTCTGGGGCGCCAATGACGAGATCTTTCCTGCCGACGGGGCGAGGGCTTATCTGCGCGACAATCCTCAAGCCGAGTTGCACCTGATCGATTCCGGCCATTTTGCGCTGGAGGACCGTGCGGACGAGATCATCCCGCTCATCCGCGATTTTCTCTCTCGGACTCTGCCGGTCCGCTGA
- a CDS encoding glutathione S-transferase family protein: MKLYHYSLSGHAHRAALFLSLAGMPHELVDVDLAAGAHKQPGFLAMNAFGEVPVLDDDGIIIADSLAILVYVARKIGPSHWLPTDPVEEAEVQRWLSVAAGKVAYGVCAARLMTVFGAPFNADEVMGRAHATLSVIDQVLATRRWIAGTEQPSIADVALYSYIERAPEGNVALSGYPRVLVWLRQIEQLPGFIPFARTRAGLEA; encoded by the coding sequence ATGAAGCTCTACCATTATTCTCTTTCGGGGCACGCGCATCGCGCGGCCCTGTTCCTCTCGCTCGCCGGCATGCCTCACGAGCTTGTCGATGTTGATCTTGCGGCCGGTGCCCATAAGCAGCCCGGGTTTCTCGCCATGAATGCGTTTGGAGAGGTTCCGGTGCTCGATGATGATGGCATCATCATCGCGGATTCCCTGGCCATTCTGGTTTATGTCGCGCGGAAGATTGGTCCCTCGCACTGGCTGCCGACCGATCCCGTTGAAGAAGCCGAAGTGCAGCGCTGGTTATCCGTCGCCGCCGGTAAGGTCGCCTATGGGGTCTGCGCCGCACGGCTGATGACCGTGTTCGGTGCGCCCTTCAATGCCGATGAGGTGATGGGACGTGCTCATGCAACGCTCAGCGTGATCGACCAGGTGCTGGCAACCCGCCGCTGGATCGCAGGGACGGAGCAGCCGAGCATCGCGGATGTTGCGCTCTACAGCTACATCGAACGCGCGCCCGAGGGGAATGTGGCGCTGTCCGGCTACCCTAGGGTTCTGGTTTGGCTTCGCCAGATCGAACAGCTGCCCGGCTTCATTCCTTTTGCCAGGACGCGCGCAGGCCTTGAGGCCTGA
- a CDS encoding VOC family protein, translated as MLFGTLKLDHVGIRVTNLATAEAFYGKLGFVRDPEEFAPAVQACGLVHPTGLRIHLIYNGEAANEGNVLLDAPVKRPGYTHAAFIIDSMDALVAWLDQEGIKISEGPLMMGHGRRNVCFIRDPDLNVLEFNEILAE; from the coding sequence ATGCTATTTGGCACGCTCAAGCTCGACCACGTCGGCATTCGCGTCACCAATCTCGCCACTGCTGAGGCATTCTATGGCAAGCTCGGCTTCGTGCGCGACCCCGAGGAGTTCGCTCCCGCGGTGCAGGCCTGCGGTCTCGTGCACCCCACGGGTCTACGGATCCACCTGATTTATAACGGCGAGGCGGCAAACGAAGGAAACGTCCTTCTCGATGCCCCTGTAAAACGGCCCGGCTATACCCATGCGGCCTTCATCATCGACAGTATGGATGCGCTGGTCGCCTGGCTGGATCAGGAGGGCATCAAGATCAGCGAGGGTCCGCTGATGATGGGCCATGGGCGGCGTAATGTCTGCTTCATTCGCGACCCCGACCTCAATGTTTTGGAGTTTAACGAGATTCTGGCGGAGTGA
- a CDS encoding glutathione S-transferase family protein, giving the protein MDESSYPTLQLWYAPTSPFARKVRVAACELGLADRIELVRVDPWTDNRLRARNPLAKVPTLVVDGSEIFFESGVICDFLDSLKDQRQLFPPAGTARWKALRLQGAADGAMTAMGRLFADERRPANERSEAMMRRFVEAREATLDWLEQADFAPNPTIGEISVAVLLGYLEFRWPERNWRIGRPRLADWFDAFRMRPSMQTTAHSH; this is encoded by the coding sequence ATGGATGAGAGCTCTTATCCCACGTTACAGCTCTGGTACGCGCCGACATCACCGTTCGCGCGCAAGGTACGCGTGGCTGCCTGCGAACTGGGCCTTGCGGACCGGATTGAGCTGGTTCGGGTCGATCCCTGGACCGACAACCGGTTGCGGGCGCGCAACCCGCTCGCCAAGGTCCCGACGCTTGTTGTCGACGGCAGCGAGATATTTTTTGAGTCCGGAGTGATTTGCGATTTCCTGGATTCGCTTAAAGACCAACGGCAGCTGTTTCCACCTGCTGGAACTGCGCGATGGAAAGCATTGCGATTGCAAGGCGCAGCGGACGGCGCCATGACGGCGATGGGCCGACTGTTCGCCGACGAACGCAGACCTGCGAACGAACGCTCCGAGGCGATGATGCGTCGCTTTGTCGAAGCACGGGAGGCGACGCTCGACTGGCTGGAACAGGCGGACTTTGCGCCCAATCCGACTATCGGGGAGATCTCGGTCGCAGTTCTGCTTGGCTATCTTGAGTTCCGCTGGCCCGAGCGCAACTGGCGCATCGGTCGGCCACGGCTCGCCGACTGGTTCGACGCGTTCCGGATGCGGCCATCAATGCAGACGACCGCACACAGCCATTAA
- a CDS encoding DoxX family protein — protein MMTLRLRRYAHWAPIPLRLLVGYGFFAHGLAKLEKGPENFVRIVDAIGTPMPHMMAWLTILIELLGGVAVLAGAFVGLASIPMAAVLLVAMFTVHIQFGFTSIKLMAVTSAGPQFGPPGMEADLLYLACLAALVLIGSGPFSVDQWIAKRHG, from the coding sequence ATGATGACTTTACGACTTCGCCGCTATGCCCACTGGGCACCGATTCCGCTCCGCCTGCTCGTGGGCTATGGCTTTTTTGCTCATGGCCTGGCGAAGCTGGAAAAGGGTCCGGAGAACTTCGTGCGTATCGTGGATGCAATCGGAACACCGATGCCGCACATGATGGCGTGGCTGACGATCCTTATTGAACTGCTCGGCGGCGTCGCAGTGCTTGCCGGAGCGTTCGTCGGGCTCGCCAGCATTCCCATGGCGGCAGTGCTGCTGGTCGCCATGTTCACGGTCCATATCCAATTTGGCTTTACATCGATCAAGTTGATGGCGGTCACCAGCGCAGGCCCACAGTTTGGCCCGCCCGGCATGGAAGCAGACCTGCTCTATCTTGCCTGCCTCGCCGCGCTGGTTCTGATAGGATCGGGGCCGTTTTCAGTCGACCAATGGATTGCGAAACGACATGGATGA
- a CDS encoding carboxymuconolactone decarboxylase family protein, with amino-acid sequence MHDMKKLQNLKKLDSGAPEPMKAFWAFDKAVFQEGSLSVLDKQLIAVAVALTTQCAYCLEIHRQEARKAGATDEQLAEVAVVAAAIRAGGAITHAAHLFG; translated from the coding sequence ATGCACGATATGAAAAAGCTCCAGAACCTGAAGAAGCTGGACAGTGGCGCGCCGGAACCGATGAAGGCTTTCTGGGCATTCGATAAAGCAGTGTTCCAGGAAGGAAGCCTCTCGGTCCTTGACAAGCAGCTGATCGCGGTTGCGGTTGCGCTGACAACCCAATGTGCATACTGCCTTGAAATACACCGGCAGGAAGCTCGCAAGGCAGGCGCGACGGACGAGCAATTGGCCGAGGTTGCGGTCGTTGCAGCCGCCATACGCGCTGGCGGTGCGATCACGCATGCTGCTCATTTGTTCGGCTAA
- a CDS encoding GlxA family transcriptional regulator: MPSDRPAEVGIVLYPGAQMAAVLGLTDLLSVADRLAREKHPFGASPLLRISHWQKAAQEETPVRVFDTISGEEGKPTVLILPPTLGDPVSRETAALYADWLRNSHGSGITLASVCAGALVLGETGVLANRTVTTHWAYGELLRTRFPDVGGVETDRLIIDDGDIITAGGVMAWTDLGLKLVDRFLGPTVMIETARYLLLDPPGREQCYYSVFAPRLTHGDTAVLKVQHWLQATDAKDTNLAALAAHAGLEERTFLRRFQKATGLTTTEYIQRLRVGKAQELLQFSRLPIDQIAWEVGYADPGAFRKVFTRIVGLTPNEFRRRFRA; the protein is encoded by the coding sequence ATGCCGTCAGATCGCCCAGCCGAGGTTGGCATCGTGCTGTATCCCGGCGCGCAGATGGCGGCCGTGCTCGGGCTCACCGATCTGCTCAGCGTCGCTGACCGACTGGCAAGAGAGAAACATCCGTTTGGGGCCTCACCCCTGCTCCGGATCAGCCATTGGCAAAAAGCGGCGCAGGAAGAAACGCCAGTCCGCGTGTTCGATACCATTTCGGGGGAGGAGGGGAAGCCAACCGTGCTCATCCTGCCCCCTACCCTCGGCGATCCTGTCTCTCGAGAAACGGCCGCCCTCTATGCTGACTGGCTACGAAACAGTCACGGCTCGGGCATCACGCTGGCATCGGTGTGCGCGGGCGCGCTCGTGCTTGGCGAAACCGGCGTTCTGGCGAACCGGACCGTGACAACACACTGGGCCTATGGCGAACTGCTCCGAACGCGGTTTCCGGATGTGGGCGGTGTGGAAACCGATCGGCTGATTATCGATGATGGCGATATTATTACTGCCGGCGGCGTCATGGCCTGGACCGACCTCGGCCTGAAGCTGGTCGATCGCTTCCTCGGACCAACGGTCATGATCGAGACGGCGCGCTACTTGCTGCTCGATCCGCCTGGGCGGGAGCAGTGCTACTATAGCGTTTTCGCACCGAGATTGACCCACGGTGATACAGCCGTGCTCAAGGTACAGCACTGGTTGCAGGCCACCGACGCCAAGGATACCAATCTCGCGGCACTCGCCGCACATGCCGGACTGGAGGAGCGGACCTTCCTGCGACGCTTTCAGAAGGCAACGGGCTTGACGACGACAGAGTATATTCAGAGGCTCCGGGTCGGCAAAGCGCAAGAGCTATTGCAGTTCTCAAGGCTTCCTATCGACCAGATTGCCTGGGAGGTGGGCTATGCTGATCCTGGAGCATTTCGCAAAGTGTTCACGCGGATCGTCGGCCTGACGCCTAACGAGTTTCGGCGACGATTTCGGGCGTGA
- a CDS encoding cysteine hydrolase family protein gives MSKRAIIVVDLQNDYWPSGKWPLVGIEKAAENAAKVIEKAHSGGDLVIHVRHEFLSPDAPFFIPGTEGVEINPAVQPTEGEPVVVKNHPNSFHGTELKQILDEKGIEEVVVIGAMSHMCIAATGRAAADFGYNTVVIHDACATRDVEFNGMTVPAAQVHAANMSALAFAYSKVIATSEYISQ, from the coding sequence ATGAGCAAACGTGCGATTATCGTTGTCGACCTGCAGAACGATTACTGGCCCTCAGGAAAGTGGCCCCTCGTTGGCATCGAGAAGGCGGCTGAAAATGCAGCCAAGGTGATCGAGAAAGCGCATTCGGGTGGCGATCTGGTCATCCATGTCCGCCACGAGTTCTTAAGTCCAGATGCGCCGTTCTTCATCCCCGGCACGGAAGGCGTGGAAATCAACCCTGCCGTCCAGCCGACCGAGGGTGAGCCCGTCGTCGTGAAGAACCATCCCAACTCGTTCCACGGGACCGAGCTGAAGCAGATACTGGATGAGAAGGGTATCGAGGAAGTCGTGGTTATCGGCGCGATGAGCCACATGTGCATCGCGGCTACGGGCCGTGCTGCCGCTGACTTTGGCTACAATACCGTTGTCATCCACGACGCCTGCGCCACCCGTGATGTCGAGTTCAATGGGATGACGGTTCCGGCCGCGCAGGTCCATGCCGCCAACATGTCGGCCCTGGCATTCGCTTACAGCAAGGTCATCGCTACGAGCGAATACATCTCTCAGTAA
- a CDS encoding LLM class flavin-dependent oxidoreductase yields MTASIFGTRFGNAPVSLSILDFAMAGKGYTAREALAGSIELARLADRRGFTRYWVAEHHAMPGVTTSSPPLLLARLVGETERIRLGAGGMMLPNFPPLVIAEQFGLLASLAPGRIDLGIGRAPGADMTTANALRRGQINAEDFPNQVMELIRFLDDDFPDSHAFKKSVYAVPGPRQDRKNGVPRSFERPPVWLLGSSGYSAQLAAHLGWPFAFAAHLADENVELALALYRQNFKPSTVLDRPYAIVSFGVLAADDEHEARRQAWAYSHSMMRMSQRKSFVVPTPEEAEAYPYSSAERDIIEMWNAKIMSGTGEQVVEQLNAWQQRLEADELMVLNLGHSPDAIYRSTELIADAYGMPDFGA; encoded by the coding sequence ATGACCGCATCGATTTTTGGAACGCGATTTGGCAATGCGCCGGTTTCTTTATCGATTCTCGATTTTGCCATGGCAGGCAAGGGCTATACGGCGCGTGAAGCCTTGGCCGGCAGCATTGAGCTCGCCCGTTTGGCTGACCGGAGGGGCTTTACCCGGTATTGGGTGGCCGAGCATCACGCCATGCCTGGCGTTACCACATCCTCGCCGCCGCTCCTCCTCGCACGCCTTGTCGGCGAGACGGAGCGGATACGCCTGGGTGCGGGCGGGATGATGCTCCCCAACTTCCCACCTCTGGTTATTGCAGAGCAGTTCGGGCTGCTGGCGTCGCTTGCGCCGGGGCGTATTGATCTGGGCATTGGCCGGGCGCCGGGGGCGGACATGACGACTGCCAACGCCTTGCGGCGCGGGCAGATCAACGCCGAGGATTTTCCAAACCAGGTCATGGAGCTCATCCGTTTTCTGGACGATGATTTTCCCGACAGCCATGCTTTCAAGAAAAGCGTCTATGCCGTGCCCGGCCCACGGCAGGACAGGAAAAACGGCGTGCCACGCTCCTTCGAACGCCCCCCGGTCTGGCTTCTGGGCTCCTCTGGCTACTCGGCGCAGCTTGCCGCACATCTTGGATGGCCGTTTGCCTTTGCAGCGCATCTGGCAGATGAAAACGTCGAGCTGGCGCTCGCTCTCTATCGACAAAACTTCAAGCCTTCCACCGTGCTCGATCGGCCCTATGCCATTGTCAGTTTTGGAGTGCTCGCTGCGGATGATGAGCATGAAGCCCGGCGTCAGGCGTGGGCCTACTCGCACAGCATGATGCGGATGTCTCAGCGCAAATCCTTTGTTGTGCCGACCCCGGAGGAGGCAGAAGCCTATCCCTACTCTTCGGCGGAGCGAGATATCATTGAGATGTGGAATGCCAAAATCATGAGCGGGACTGGCGAGCAGGTAGTCGAGCAGCTGAATGCCTGGCAACAGCGCCTGGAAGCTGACGAGCTCATGGTGTTGAACCTCGGCCATTCGCCTGACGCGATCTACCGTTCAACCGAGCTCATCGCGGATGCTTATGGTATGCCTGACTTTGGCGCATAG
- a CDS encoding TonB-dependent receptor: protein MEGARILVRVTRFGVIQIALHGLLSLAASLGLPCRDARAEADSGATSAVAASQGIAAAAPHDRAAAGGAPKASDDIIVTAKRYGDARVKAETEFNEEQIAPFGADSIQDLLGRMEPFIDAGGEEPVILIDGQPAGFDRSFLSYPAEALERLAVLAPEAAAQYGQPSGKRVVNLVLKKKFSSLTADAGVTWATRGGRYGGSLSAGRLIIDRPTRWNVQARISADSALRKSARNVPPRGGPADRMGYISSPDGAEIDPALSLAAGGIVTYAAIPPEALAGTPTLADFAATANRSHPVDPNDYETLTPSGRNLSLNAGATRPLGEFSASFSVNATRNTSHGRRGLPMASILIPASSPWSPFAGDVMLTRPFAGEQVLRNDNTSKSLGASFTLSGKISGWQTNFSARYARTWSDNLLEQGVDVGRVQALVNAGDPDFNPYGPWDERLLLSNRNHSRGENLSARLNVSRTLIDLPAGPLTTNLSLNGSRNQTRSQRSDSLLGPAPPLKTTRERADGQIALSLPLSRREEEDSSVLGDLTLDLSMSGQAESNTPLQKRYGGGFTWSPSPVLQLRGSLEQIETAPSFEQLDGPVISTISRIYDYSRQEMAEPVWIIGGNPSLGRGSQQNLALNAQVRPFGNQDLSLNIGYRQRVAKGGVTAFPELTPAIEAAFPERVTRDAAGRLIAVDARAVNIAHDTATELVSGITLRWQSGRKAGGDGQQARPADPVLVTASLNHHWRLKNELLIRPGVPPIDQLGPDGGQARHTLSFQATVGKRGLGASWNARWTGPSRLRGTTPSGDFHFKPSMTHNLSMHIEPYRIFDSLSGQGWIKNLKVSLDVQNLFDSYRRVTFGDGSIPAGYSRDEIDPLGRTVRLTIRKNSRMADKTE from the coding sequence ATGGAAGGCGCCCGCATCTTGGTGAGAGTGACACGGTTCGGCGTAATACAAATCGCCCTGCACGGGCTGCTTTCCCTTGCCGCCTCCCTCGGGCTACCGTGCCGCGACGCCAGGGCGGAGGCAGACAGCGGGGCCACCAGCGCGGTGGCGGCGTCACAAGGGATCGCGGCGGCGGCACCTCATGACCGCGCGGCGGCTGGCGGCGCCCCGAAGGCAAGCGACGACATCATCGTCACCGCCAAACGTTATGGCGACGCCAGGGTGAAAGCCGAAACCGAATTCAACGAAGAACAGATTGCCCCGTTCGGCGCCGACAGCATACAGGACCTGCTCGGGCGCATGGAGCCGTTCATCGACGCCGGAGGCGAGGAGCCGGTCATCCTTATAGACGGGCAACCGGCCGGGTTTGACCGGTCGTTCCTGTCCTACCCGGCCGAGGCATTGGAACGCCTTGCCGTGCTGGCACCCGAGGCCGCCGCCCAGTATGGCCAGCCCTCCGGCAAGCGCGTGGTCAACCTGGTCCTGAAAAAGAAGTTTTCCAGCCTCACCGCCGATGCGGGGGTGACATGGGCAACCAGGGGCGGGCGATATGGCGGCAGCCTGTCTGCCGGACGGCTGATCATAGACAGGCCGACCCGCTGGAACGTACAGGCGCGCATCAGCGCCGACAGCGCCTTACGCAAGAGCGCGCGCAACGTTCCGCCACGCGGCGGCCCAGCCGATCGCATGGGCTATATCTCCAGCCCCGACGGGGCGGAAATCGACCCGGCGCTCAGCCTCGCCGCGGGCGGGATCGTGACCTATGCCGCCATACCGCCGGAAGCGCTCGCGGGAACACCGACGCTGGCCGATTTCGCCGCCACCGCAAACCGCTCGCACCCGGTCGATCCCAACGATTACGAAACCCTGACGCCCTCCGGACGCAACCTCTCGCTCAACGCGGGCGCAACCCGTCCGCTGGGGGAGTTTTCAGCATCATTCAGCGTCAACGCGACCCGCAACACAAGTCACGGGCGGCGCGGGCTGCCGATGGCCTCCATCCTTATCCCGGCAAGCAGCCCCTGGTCGCCTTTCGCTGGCGACGTGATGCTGACGCGCCCATTCGCGGGCGAGCAGGTGCTGCGGAACGACAACACGTCGAAATCGCTTGGCGCCTCGTTCACGCTCTCGGGCAAGATCAGCGGCTGGCAGACCAATTTCTCCGCCCGGTACGCCCGCACCTGGAGCGATAACCTTCTGGAGCAGGGCGTCGATGTAGGCCGCGTCCAGGCCCTCGTCAACGCCGGGGATCCCGACTTCAACCCCTACGGCCCATGGGACGAGCGCCTGCTGCTGAGCAACCGCAACCACTCGCGCGGGGAAAATCTCAGCGCCCGCCTCAATGTCTCAAGGACGCTTATCGACCTGCCCGCCGGCCCCCTCACCACCAATCTTTCCCTGAACGGGAGCCGTAACCAGACCCGCAGCCAGCGGAGCGACAGCCTTCTCGGCCCGGCGCCGCCGCTCAAGACGACGCGCGAGCGGGCGGATGGGCAGATAGCGCTCAGCCTGCCACTGTCCCGCCGCGAGGAAGAGGATTCCAGCGTCTTGGGAGACCTGACCCTCGATCTCTCGATGAGCGGCCAGGCAGAATCGAACACACCCCTGCAAAAGCGATACGGCGGCGGCTTTACCTGGTCGCCAAGCCCCGTTCTGCAACTGCGCGGGTCTCTCGAGCAGATCGAGACGGCGCCCTCCTTCGAACAGCTTGATGGTCCGGTCATCTCGACCATCAGCCGGATCTATGATTATTCCCGGCAGGAAATGGCCGAGCCCGTGTGGATCATCGGCGGGAACCCCAGCCTTGGGCGCGGCAGCCAGCAAAACCTTGCCCTGAACGCACAGGTGCGGCCGTTCGGCAACCAGGATCTGTCGCTGAACATCGGCTATCGCCAGCGAGTCGCCAAAGGCGGCGTGACGGCATTTCCGGAGTTGACCCCCGCAATCGAAGCGGCGTTTCCGGAACGGGTGACGCGCGATGCGGCGGGGCGGCTGATCGCGGTCGATGCCCGCGCGGTCAATATCGCCCATGACACCGCCACCGAACTGGTATCCGGCATCACGCTGCGCTGGCAGTCAGGGCGAAAGGCCGGAGGGGACGGACAGCAGGCCAGACCGGCAGACCCCGTTCTGGTAACCGCCTCGCTCAACCATCACTGGCGCCTGAAGAACGAATTGCTGATCCGGCCCGGCGTCCCGCCAATCGATCAACTCGGGCCAGATGGCGGCCAGGCTCGCCACACTCTCTCGTTCCAGGCTACGGTCGGGAAGCGGGGACTGGGCGCGAGCTGGAACGCCAGATGGACGGGCCCCTCGCGCTTGCGCGGCACCACACCTTCAGGAGATTTTCATTTCAAGCCGTCGATGACGCACAATCTCTCGATGCACATTGAACCTTACCGCATCTTCGATTCATTGAGCGGTCAGGGGTGGATAAAAAATCTGAAAGTCTCGCTCGATGTTCAAAACCTTTTCGACAGCTATCGTCGGGTTACCTTTGGCGACGGCAGCATTCCGGCCGGATACAGCCGCGACGAAATCGATCCGCTCGGCCGCACTGTTCGCCTGACCATTCGAAAAAATTCTAGGATGGCTGACAAAACAGAGTAG